AGATTGGCGATCTGCAGGTCGTGGCGCACGAAGCGCACAAGCGCCTCGGGCGCGAGCGCGCGCACGGCGGCGTCGCCCGCGAGCGCGGCGCTCACGGCGAAATTCAGCTCGGGAGTCACGAGCACGTCCTGCGACGCGCCGTCGAGCTGGCGGGACAGATAGGTCGAGCCGGACCGGCCCAGATACACCAGGAACGCGAAGCGCAGGGGCGGCGCGCTCACGCCAGTGACTCCGCCAGGCGCGCGCGGATCTCGGCGATGCGCGCCGGCCAGCCGTGCGTCTGCGCGGCCTTCAGCCGCTCGGCGCGGCCGCGGCCGGCGTCCTCGAGCGCCTTCGCGAGCGCGGGCACGAAGCCGGCCGGATCGGCGTACAGGCGGATCGCGCGCTCGTCGAGCAGCCCGCGCAGGTTGGGCAGGTCGCGCGCCACCACGGGCAGACCGGCGGCGAGATACTCCCAGAGCTTGAGCGGCATGCACGACAGGGTGTGCGCGTTCTCGAGCAGCGGCAACAGCGCCACGTCGCAGTGCGCGAGCAGCGCGGGCAGGTCGGGCTGGGGCCGCGGGCCCAGGAACGCCACGTTGGGCTCGGCGGCGAGCGCCGCCGCGGGCCCGGCCGGGTCGCGCTCGCCCAGGCCGATCGGACCGATCAGCACGAGCTCCACCCCGGGCAGCGCCCGCGCCGCCGCCCGCAGCAGCTCGAAGTCGAGCCGGTAGGCCGCGAGGTTGCCCACGTACACCGCGCGCGGCCGCCGCAGCCGCGCGAGCTCGGGCGGCTCGGCGTGACTCGTGCTGACCGCCCGCGAGAACAGCTCCACGTCGGCCACGTTGGCGAGCAGCTCCACGTCAGGCCGCTGGGCGCGCAGGCGCTCGGTCAGGCTCGGGCTGGCCGCGAACACCAGATCGGCCGCGGCCACCATCTCGTGCTCGCGCGCGCGCACCCACGCCGCATCCACGCCGGGGTTCGCCGCGTAGTCGTCCACGGCGTGATACACGAGCTTGCGCGGCGCGAGCGCGCGCGCGGCGCCGAGCTGGTTGGGCAGCATGGCCCACACGACCGGGCGCTCGAAGCCCAGCCGGCGCGCCGCGCGCCGCACCGCCCAGGCGTACAGTGACTGCGACAGCGAGCGCAGCGGCTCCGGCCAGCCCGCCGGCAGGGTCAGCGGCGAGCGCACCCACAGGTTGGGCGCCACGGCGCGCGCCCCGCCCAGCCCGCGCGAGAGCCGCGCCAGCACGCGCCGCCGGTCGTGCGCCGAGGCCAGGAGCGCCGGCGCGCGCAGCCCGCTCGAGTCCACGAACAGCACGCGGTGACCCGCAGCCGCGAGCCGGCGCGCGATCTGGTGCGCGTTCACCGGGTTGGTCGTGTCCCACACGGCGCTCGCGAGCACCACGAACGGCACGTCGGGCGACAGCTCGGCCGCCACTCACGCGCCCCCGAGTCTCTCGCGCAGCCGGCGCATGCGGCCCAGATACGGCCGCAGGTCCGCGCGCCGCGCCAGCACGATCTCGCCCAGGCCGCAGCCGGTGACGCGCCGGAACACGAGCACCGTGGCGATCGCCTCGACGCTGTACGAGAGCAGGCTGGCGAACGCCGCGCCCACGATGCCGTGGCGCGGGATCGCCCACAGGTTCGCCGCCACGTTCACCGCCACGGAGCCCGCCTGCACCCAGGCGTTGAAGCCCGGCCGACCCGCCGCGATGAAGTAGCTCCCGACCATGCCCCGCACCGAGAGCATGACCGTCGCCGGCAGCAACACGTAGAGCGGCAGCACCGAGGCCGCGTACGGCCGCCCGAACAGCAAGGGCACCAGGAACGGCGCCAGGAGCCCCAGCGCGAGCCCCGACAGACACACCCAGAAGATCAGGTGCCGCGTGATGCGCGCGGCGTATGTGCCCATCTCGGCCGGGCCGAGCGTGGCGAGCTTGGGCAGGAGCGCCGAGCTCACCGAGTCCGGCACGACCCGCAAGCGGTCGATCACGTTCACCGCGACCGCGTACACCGCGATCTGCGCGGGGTCGACCGCGAACAGCGCCATCAGCATCACGTCGACGCGCTGGTGCAGCCAGGCCAGGAGTGTCTGCGGGTGGCCGCGCACGCCGAAGGAGAGTGACTCGCCGAGCTCGTGCGCGTCCGGCGTCAGGTCGATGCCGCTGCGCCGCAAGGTGAGCGCGGAGAACAAGAGCAGCACCGCCCCGCGCGCGACCGCGGTCGCGGCCAGCGTGCCGAGCAGACCCCACTCGAACACCACCAGCGCCAGCCAGGTCGCGAGCAGAGTCACTGCCGCGATCGAGATCTGGTCGGCATTGCGCAGGTCGAAGCGGTCGATGCCCCGCGCCACCGCGTCGACCAGTCCCGTGAACAGGTCCGCCGCCGCGAGCGCCAGCGCGAGCCACAGGAACACCGGCTCGGCGCCCAGCAGGAAGCGCGCGCGCAGCGGGTCGCGGAAGACCAGCGCCAGCCCGGCCAGCAGCGCGAACGTGACGAGCGTCCAGGCGAACGCCGCCCCCACCGCCCGCGCGCGCGACGCGCCCGGCAGCGACATGCGGTAGATCACCGCGTAGCGCATGCCCAGCTGACTGACCTGGTCGCCGAACATCGCGGCCGTGGCGACCACGGCGTAGATGCCCCGGTCCGCCTCGCTCAGCCAGCGCGCCAGCAGGATGGCCAGCCCCAGCCCGAAGAACGTGCGCGCCACCTGGGTCAGCGCGGTCGAGGACGCGTTGCGCGCGAAGTTCATCGCGCCCGCGCCCGCCCGAGCCTCGGCCCCGTCCCCCGGCATGGCGCGTAGGGTAGCCGCGCGGATCCGCAGACACGAAGCCCCTCGGCCGACGATGCGATCGGCCGAGGGGCCCCTGCTGCGAGGCGCGGACGGCGGCCTCATTCCCTCCAAGAAAGCGCGAGCTGGGCGTTCCGAATGCTACGCGGCGCGTCTTCCGGCACGGTGAGGCGCCGGTTTCACGCTCGAGACGTTTTGGTCGGAGCGCCGACTCACACGGCCGCGGCGCGCGCGCGCGGGTGGTAGCTCCCGGCGGGCACGCGGAAGCCGATCATCAGCCGGTTCCAGGCGTTGATCGCCACGATCGCGAGCGTGAGGTCGAGGAGCTCCTCGTCGCTGAACTGCTTGCGCACCTCTTCGAAGACCTTGTCGGCCACGTGGCCCTCCTCGAGGCAGGTCACCGCCTCGGTCCACGCCAGCGCGGCGCGCTCGCGCGCGTCGTAGTACGGCGCCTCGCGCCAGGCATCGAGGCCGTAGAGCCGCTGCTCCGACTCACCTGCGGCGCGGGCATCCTTGCTGTGCATGTCGAGGCAATATGCACATCCGTTGATCTGCGAGGCGCGCATTTCCACAAGCCCGAGCAGCTTCGCGCCGAGCCCCGAGCCGTGAACCTGCGCCTGCAGGGTCAGGAGCGGCTGCACGCGCCTCATGCCGAGCTTCTGCCAGTCGATTCGAGCGTCCATGCCGCACAGCCCTGCATCGGCCGGGCCGAGGACGCCCGCTCAGCGACTCACTTCCTTCGCCGGCCCGCACACGGGGCCGCCGAGCTCCGCGAGCCGGCCCTTCGCCTGGGCACCGCCCGGGCTGTCCCCCGCGACGTGCGCCAGGTACTCGTACAGGCCCGCCGCCTCGCGCTTGCGGCCGTAGTGCTCGAGGATGACCGCCTTCGCGAAGTAGGCGTCGAGCTGCGCCTGGGGGTCGATCGGACCCGACGCGATCACGTGCTCGGCGAGCACCAGCGCGCCGGCCCAGTCACCGTCTTCGATGTGGCCGTGCACGCGGGCGACGTTCCCGCGCTGCGCGACGCCGGTTGCGCACGCCGTGAGGAGCAACACGCCCAACGCCGCTACGGAGCGCACGGCTCACCCAGGTCGACCAGCCGCCCGCGCGCCTGATAGGCCGCAGCACGGCCGGAGTGACTTCGGACGAGCAGGTGGTACAGCTCGATCGCCTCGCTCTTGCGCCCCAGGCCCTCGAGCGCCTGGCCGCGCAGGAGATAGAGCTCCTCCAGCGCGTCCGGGGTGCCCTCGTCGTCGTAGATGAACTCCTGGGTGGCCGACAACGCCTCGGCATAGCTCGCGTCGTTCAGCAGCTCCTGCGCGTGCATCGCGGCGCCGCGCTGGATGGTGGACGCGCAGGCCGCCAGCGCGAGACACAGCGCCGCCGCGGCGAGCTTCCGAATCATCCCTTCGGGGGCATGCGGATCGCGCCGTCGAGGCGGATCACTTCTCCGTTCAGCATGCCGTTCTCGATGATCGAGCGCGCCAGGTGCGCGTACTCGATCGGCCGCCCGAGGCGGCGCGGAAACGGGATGTTCGCAGCCAGCGCCTGGCGTGCGGGCTCCGGCAGGCCGGCCAGAAGCGGCGTGTCGAACAGGCCCGGGGCAATGGTCACCACGCGGATCCCGAGCGACGCCAGGTCGCGCGCGATCGGCAGGGTCATGCCCACCACGGCGCCCTTCGACGCGGAGTACGCGGCCTGGCCGATCTGGCCGTCGTAGGCGGCGACCGAGGCCGTATTCACGATCACGCCCCGCTCGCCGTCGGCGTCGGGGTCGTTCTTGCTCATGCGGTCCGCCTCGAAGCGGATCGCGTTGAAGGTGCCGATCACGTTCACCTCGAGCACCTTCATGAAGGGCTCGATCGGGTGCGGGCCTTCCTTGGTGACCGTGCGCTGCGCCCAGCCGATGCCGGCACAGTTCACCGCCATGCGGATCGGGCCGACCTCCTTCACCGCGCGGTCGACCGCGGCCTCGACCTCGGCGGCCTTGGTCACGTCGCACGGGCAGAAGATCGCGCCGCGGCCCAAGGTGCGCGCGACGTCTTCGCCCTTCGAGCGCGGCAGGTCGAGGATCGCCACGCGCGCGCCCGCGGCGAGCAGCTCGCGCACGGTCGCGCCGCCCAGGCCCGACGCGCCGCCGGTCACGACGGCCCCGGCGCCCTGGATCTGCACCTCTAGGTCTCCTGCTCGAGGTACGTGTAGCCGCTGATGCCCTGCTCGAAGCGGCGGCGCAGCAGCGCCGACTCTTCGATCGTGAGCCGCCCCTCGCGCATGGCCGTCTCGGCGGCCAGCCGCACGGCCTCCGAGAGCTGGCGGCGGTCGTAGCCGAGATACTGCACGACCTGCTCGACCGAGTCGCCCTCGACCACCTGCTCGACCGTGTAGCCGCCGTCCTCGTACACGCGCACGTGCGCGGCGTCGGTGTCGCCGAACAGGTTGTGCATCTCGCCGAGCGTCTCCTGGTAGGCACCCACCAGGAACACGCCCACGTAGTACGGGCGGCCGTTGGGCGGGTGCAGCTCGAGCACCGTCTTCACGTCGCGCAGGTCGATGAACTGGTTGACCTTGCCGTCGGAGTCACAGGTCAGGTCGGCGAACGTGCCGCGCCGCGACGGCGCCTCGTCGAGGCGGTGGATCGGCACGACCGGGAAGAGCTGCTTCATGGCCCACGAGTCGGGCAGTGACTGGAAGACCGAGAAGTTGCCGTAGTAGGTGTCGGCGAGCTGGCGCTCCAGGCGCTGCAGGTCTTCGGGCACGTACTCGAGGTCGCGCACGATGCGCATGATCTTCTCGCAGCAGGCCCAGAACAGCTCCTCCATGCGCGCGCGGGTCTGCAGGTCGAGGTAGCCGAGCGAGAAGGCGGTGGTCGCCTCCTCCTTGAGCTGCAGCGCGTCGTTGTAGGACTCGAGCACGTTGCGCGCCGTGATCGAGCTCCACACCTCGTGGAGCTGCTGGATGACCTTGGGGTCGGCCTCGGTGGGTGCGGTCGGCTGGGTCGCCGAGCGCACGCCGTCCACGCCCAGCACGTCGAAGATCAAGACCGATGCGTGCGACACGAGCGCGCGGCCGGCCTCGGTGACGATGTCGGGGTGCGGCACGCCCTTCTCGTCGCAGATGTCGCGGATCGCGGAGACGACGTCGTAGGCGTACTCCTGCGTGGTGTAGTTCATCGAGGAGTGGAAGTTGGTCTGCGAGCCGTCGTAGTCGATGCCCAGACCGCCGCCCACGTCCATGAGCCGCATGGGCGCGCCGAGCGCGTGCAGCTCCGTGAAGATGTGGCTGGCCTCGCGGAAGGCGTCTTTGTGCGAGCGGATCGCCGTGATCTGCGAGCCGTTGTGGAAGTGGAGCATCTCGAGGCAGTCGAGCATGTCGTCGTGCCGCAGCCGGTTCACGACCGAGACCAGCTCCTCGGCCGAGAGACCGAACTTCGAGCGGTCACCCGACGACTCGGCCCACTTGCCCGCGCCGCGCGCGGCCAGGCGCGCGCGCACGCCGATGTGCGGGCGGATGCCCAGCTCGCGGCTGGCCTTGATCAGCGTGTCGAGCTCGTTGGGCCGATCGATCACGATCACCACGTAGCGGCCGAGGCGCTGCGCGAGCAGCGCGAGCTCCATGTACGCGCGGTCCTTGTAGCCGTTGCAGATGATCAGCGCCTCGGGCGTGTTCAGGAGCGCCAGGCCGACCAGGAGCTCGGGCTTGGAGCCGACCTCGAGGCCCAGGTGGTAGGGGCGCCCGAAGTTCACGAGCTCCTCCACGACCTGCTTCTGCTGATTCACCTTGATCGGGTACACGCCGCGGTAGCGGCCCTTGTACTCGTAGTCACGGACCGCGCGCGAGAACGCTTCCGAGATGTGCCGCACGCGGCTCGCGAGAATGTCACTGAAGCGGATCACCAGTGGGGTGCGCAGGCCGCGGCCGCGCAGCTCCTCGACGACGGCGCGCAGGTTCACCGTCGCGGTTCCCGGTCCGTTGGGATGGACGAGCATGTCGCCTTCGGCACTGACTGAGAAGTAGTCGCCGCCCCAGTACGGAATCCCGTAGAGCTCGGCAGCTTCACGGACGGTCCAGGCACGCATCAATTTCGATCACTCCCAGTGAAATGCGGCGGTCGCGCGAACGCGCGAGTCGCGGCGCATGTTATCCCCGCTGCACATACAGGTCGAGCGGAACCGCGAAAAACTTGGGTCACTCGCGGCGCGGGGGGCGCGCTCGGGGACGAGCGAAGAGCGCAAAGCGCTGTTCACGGGCGCGGATCGTATCGCCGCGCCGCGCGCTGTCAAAGCCCCACGCGCGCTTTTCGATAGAATTCGAGCGAAATGTCGGATGAGTCGTTCGCGGTAGCGGTCATCGGCGGCGCCACGGCGGGGGCCGAGGCCGCCGACATCTTTGCCAAGCAGGGCATCCTCACCGTGGTGTTCGAGCAGAACGCCCGGCCCTACGGGAAGGTCGAGGACGGCCTCCCGCGCTGGCACGTCGGCCTGCGCGCGAAGGAGTACGCCACGATCGACCAGAAGCTCGGTCAGGCGCACGTCCACTTCGTGCCCAACACCCGAGTCGGTCGGGACGTGTCGCTGCGCGAGCTGTGCGAGGCCTGGGGCTTCCACACGGTGGTGCTGGCGAACGGCGCCTGGCGCGACCGGCCGCTCGCGGTGCCCGATGCCGAGAAGTACGTGGGCAAGGGCCTCGTGTACCAGAACCCATTCATTCAGTGGTTCAACCACCGACACGAAGCCGGGTATCAGGGACCGGTGTTCCAGGCACTCGACGACACGATCGTGGTGGGCGGCGGGCTCGCGTCGATCGACGTGGTGAAGGCGATCAACCTGGAGCTCGCCTCCGAGGCGCTGCGCAGCAAGGGCGCGCACGTCGAGCTGGAGGAGCTCGAGGTCGAGGGCATCCCGAAGGCGCTGGCCGCGCACGGCATGACCTGGGAAGGGCTGGGCTACAAGGGAGCCACGCTCTTCTACCGGCGCCGCGTCGAAGACATGCCGCTCGTGTCGATGCCCGACGACGCCAACGAGAAGACGCGGGCCAAGATCGAGAAGACGCGCGCGCACATGCTCGAGAAGGCGGTGTCGAAGTATCTCTTCCACGTGCGCCCGCTGCGCGCCCCGCTCGCGCTCCTGATCGAGAACGAGCGCGTGGTCGGCATGCGCTTCGCGGTCACCAAGCTGGAGGGCGGGAAGCTCGTCACCACCGCAGAGACCGAAGAGGTGCGCGGCGCGCAGGTGATCAGCTCGATCGGCTCCATTCCCGAGCCGCTCGAAGGCGTGCCGCAGAAGGGCGAGCTCTACGCCTACAGTGACTGGGACCTGGGCCGGCTGCCCGACTTTCCGACGCTGTTCTCGGCGGGCAACGTGGTCACCGGCAAGGGCAACATCGTCGACTCGCGGCGCCACGCGCGCCAGGTCGGCCAGTACGTGCGCGACGAGTATCTGGCGATCGCCCGGGAGGTGAAGACCCACGTCCCGCTCAGCGCCGACCAGCGCCAGAAGCTGCTCGCGCGCGTGAAGGCGCGGCAGGAGAGGATCGGCTACCGCGGCTACGGCGAGTGGATCCAGGCCGCGCGCCCGCCGGAATTCATCTGATGCCGAACAGGCTGGCCGGCGAGACCAGCGCCTACCTGCGCCAGCACGCGCACAACCCGGTGGACTGGTACCCGTGGGGCGACGAGGCCTGGGAGCGCGCGCGCCGCGAGAACAAGCCGGTGCTGGTGTCGATCGGCTACTCGTCGTGCCACTGGTGTCACGTGATGGAGCGCGAGTCGTTCGAGGACCCGAACGTGGCGCGCCTTTTGAGTGAGTCGCTGGTCGCCATCAAGGTCGACCGCGAGGAGCGCCCCGACGTGGACCAGATCTACATGGAGGCGGTGCAGCGCATGACCGGCTCCGGCGGCTGGCCGCTCAACATGTTCTGCACGCCCGACGGACGGCCGTTCATGGGCGGCACCTACTTCCCGCCACGCCGCATGCACAACCGGCCGAGCTTCGCCGAGGTGGTGCTGGCGGTGGCGCGTGCCTGGCGCGACCAGCGCGAGGAGGTCGACAAGGCGGCAGCCGAGGTGCTGGCTGCACTGGGCGCGCGGCCCGAGGTCACGGCGCCCGATCCGGTCGGCAAGGAGTCACTGTCGATCCTGGTGCGCCAGATGATGGCGCGCGCGGACCGCCGGCACGGGGGCTTCGGCGCGGCGCCGAAGTTCCCCACCGCCACCAACCTCGAGGCGGTGCTGGCCGCGGCGCACCTGGGCGTGGCGCGCGGCGACGCGCGCGAGCATCTGGTGTTCTCGCTCGAGCAGATGGCGCGCGGCGGCATCTTCGATCAGCTGGGCGGCGGCTTCCACCGCTACTCGACCGACGAGCGCTGGCTCGTGCCGCACTTCGAGAAGATGCTCTACGACAACGGGCAGCTCCTGCGCGTGTACGCCGAGGCCTACCGGCAGACCGGCGACGAGAAGCTGCGCTGGCCGGTCGAGGAGACCGTGAGCTGGCTCGAGCGCGAGATGCGCGACCCGGCCGGCGGCTTCTACGCGAGTCAGGACGCCGACAGCGAGGGCGAGGAGGGGCGCTTCTTCGTCTGGAGCCCCGAGGAGATCCGCGCGGTGCTCGGGAGCGAGCTCGGCGACGAGTTCTGCGCGGCCTACGGGGTCGAGCCGGGTGGGAATTTCGAGCACTCGGGGAAGAGCGTGCTGTCGCACGGCCTCGCGGGGGACCGGCCGCGCTTCGCCGAGGCGCGCGCCCGGCTGTTCGCGGCGCGCAGCGCGCGCGTGGCGCCCGCGACGGACAAGAAGAACGTGTGCTCGTGGATCGGCTACGCGATCTCGGGGCTCGCGCTCGCGGGGTCCAGCTTCGCCCGGCCCGAGTGGGTCGGCGCCGCGGCGCGCGCGGCCGACTTCGCGCTCAGCCGGCTGTCGGACGGCGGGCGCGGCCTCTTGCGCATCTACGAGGCGGGTGAGGCCAAGATCCCCGCCTTCCTCGACGATCACGCGGCGCTCTTGTGCGCGCTGCTCGACCTGTCTCGCGCGGGCGGGGGCGACCGGTACCTGGAGGCTGCGGCGGTCGTGGCCGACGAGCTGCGGGCGCGCTTCTTCGATCCGCGCACGCGCGAGCTGTTCTTCACGCCGGGCGGCGATGCCACGCTGGTGATGCGCCTGTCGAGTGACTCCGACGGGGCGACGCCTGCGGCCTCGGGCCTCGCGGTGCTGGGTCTGGTGCGGCTCGGCTCACTCAGCGGGCGGTCGGACTTCAGCGAGATCGCCGAGGCGGTGCTCGAGCGCGAGGGCCCGGTCGCCTCGCGCGCGCCTTTGTATCTGCCGACGCTGACGCGCGCCGCCGCCCTGCGCGAGGCCGAGCCCGGCGTGGCGATCGTGCTCGGCGCGGCCGCCGACCCGCGCACGCAGGCGCTGGCCGCGCGCGCCCGGACGCTGCTCGGTCCCGAGGACGCCGTGGTCGTGGTGACTCCCGGCGCGCGGCCCGCCTGGCTCGCGCCGGAATGGCTGGCAGGCCGCGAGCCGAGAAACGGCGCGCCGACCGCCTACCTGTGCCGCGGCCGGGTGTGCTCCTTGCCCGCGAACGAGCCTTCGGAGCTATTCCTGCCGTAGTGCCCGGATGAAGGGCCGGAACCAGGTGCGGCCGGGCTCCTGCGGGAAGTCGTCCATGAAGCGCAGTGTCTCGGCGCGGAGCTCGGGGCTGTGCTGCGCGGCCAGCGCCTGCAGGCGCAGGGCTCGCAGCGGCGGACGGTTCCACAGCGAGTTCTGCTTCGCGAGCAGGTCGGCGGTGGCGAGACAGCCGGCGTAGTCACCCGACAGGTACTGCGCGTGCGCGAGCGCCGTGCCCGCCAGCTCGTCCCACGGGTTCTTGTCGTAGAGCTTGTGCAGGATGTCGCTGGCCTGCGGCGCGCGCGGCGCCACGCTCGCCAGGAGCTCGAGCAGCGGCTCGCGCAGCGCGTAGTCGGACTTGCGCGGGCGCAGCGAGGCGAGCGCAGTGCCGACCGCCTCGATCACTCCCTGCGCGCCCTGCGGCGAGCGCGGGTCGGTGAGCTGCGCGCCCAGCAGCGCGTACTGCGGCTCGAGCGTCGCGTCGCTCTTGAGCGCGCCGGTCAGCAGCGCCGCCGCGGTCTGTGCGTCGCCCAGCGCAGCGCTGACCCGCGCCAGCTCGAGCGCGATCGGGCGGCTGTCGGGGAAGCGCTTGCGGCCCTCCTCGAGCACCGCGCGCGCCTGGGCCGGA
This sequence is a window from Myxococcota bacterium. Protein-coding genes within it:
- a CDS encoding glycosyltransferase, encoding MAAELSPDVPFVVLASAVWDTTNPVNAHQIARRLAAAGHRVLFVDSSGLRAPALLASAHDRRRVLARLSRGLGGARAVAPNLWVRSPLTLPAGWPEPLRSLSQSLYAWAVRRAARRLGFERPVVWAMLPNQLGAARALAPRKLVYHAVDDYAANPGVDAAWVRAREHEMVAAADLVFAASPSLTERLRAQRPDVELLANVADVELFSRAVSTSHAEPPELARLRRPRAVYVGNLAAYRLDFELLRAAARALPGVELVLIGPIGLGERDPAGPAAALAAEPNVAFLGPRPQPDLPALLAHCDVALLPLLENAHTLSCMPLKLWEYLAAGLPVVARDLPNLRGLLDERAIRLYADPAGFVPALAKALEDAGRGRAERLKAAQTHGWPARIAEIRARLAESLA
- a CDS encoding polysaccharide biosynthesis C-terminal domain-containing protein, with the translated sequence MPGDGAEARAGAGAMNFARNASSTALTQVARTFFGLGLAILLARWLSEADRGIYAVVATAAMFGDQVSQLGMRYAVIYRMSLPGASRARAVGAAFAWTLVTFALLAGLALVFRDPLRARFLLGAEPVFLWLALALAAADLFTGLVDAVARGIDRFDLRNADQISIAAVTLLATWLALVVFEWGLLGTLAATAVARGAVLLLFSALTLRRSGIDLTPDAHELGESLSFGVRGHPQTLLAWLHQRVDVMLMALFAVDPAQIAVYAVAVNVIDRLRVVPDSVSSALLPKLATLGPAEMGTYAARITRHLIFWVCLSGLALGLLAPFLVPLLFGRPYAASVLPLYVLLPATVMLSVRGMVGSYFIAAGRPGFNAWVQAGSVAVNVAANLWAIPRHGIVGAAFASLLSYSVEAIATVLVFRRVTGCGLGEIVLARRADLRPYLGRMRRLRERLGGA
- a CDS encoding carboxymuconolactone decarboxylase family protein, coding for MDARIDWQKLGMRRVQPLLTLQAQVHGSGLGAKLLGLVEMRASQINGCAYCLDMHSKDARAAGESEQRLYGLDAWREAPYYDARERAALAWTEAVTCLEEGHVADKVFEEVRKQFSDEELLDLTLAIVAINAWNRLMIGFRVPAGSYHPRARAAAV
- a CDS encoding 3-hydroxyacyl-CoA dehydrogenase, encoding MQIQGAGAVVTGGASGLGGATVRELLAAGARVAILDLPRSKGEDVARTLGRGAIFCPCDVTKAAEVEAAVDRAVKEVGPIRMAVNCAGIGWAQRTVTKEGPHPIEPFMKVLEVNVIGTFNAIRFEADRMSKNDPDADGERGVIVNTASVAAYDGQIGQAAYSASKGAVVGMTLPIARDLASLGIRVVTIAPGLFDTPLLAGLPEPARQALAANIPFPRRLGRPIEYAHLARSIIENGMLNGEVIRLDGAIRMPPKG
- the speA gene encoding biosynthetic arginine decarboxylase, which produces MRAWTVREAAELYGIPYWGGDYFSVSAEGDMLVHPNGPGTATVNLRAVVEELRGRGLRTPLVIRFSDILASRVRHISEAFSRAVRDYEYKGRYRGVYPIKVNQQKQVVEELVNFGRPYHLGLEVGSKPELLVGLALLNTPEALIICNGYKDRAYMELALLAQRLGRYVVIVIDRPNELDTLIKASRELGIRPHIGVRARLAARGAGKWAESSGDRSKFGLSAEELVSVVNRLRHDDMLDCLEMLHFHNGSQITAIRSHKDAFREASHIFTELHALGAPMRLMDVGGGLGIDYDGSQTNFHSSMNYTTQEYAYDVVSAIRDICDEKGVPHPDIVTEAGRALVSHASVLIFDVLGVDGVRSATQPTAPTEADPKVIQQLHEVWSSITARNVLESYNDALQLKEEATTAFSLGYLDLQTRARMEELFWACCEKIMRIVRDLEYVPEDLQRLERQLADTYYGNFSVFQSLPDSWAMKQLFPVVPIHRLDEAPSRRGTFADLTCDSDGKVNQFIDLRDVKTVLELHPPNGRPYYVGVFLVGAYQETLGEMHNLFGDTDAAHVRVYEDGGYTVEQVVEGDSVEQVVQYLGYDRRQLSEAVRLAAETAMREGRLTIEESALLRRRFEQGISGYTYLEQET
- a CDS encoding thioredoxin domain-containing protein — its product is MPNRLAGETSAYLRQHAHNPVDWYPWGDEAWERARRENKPVLVSIGYSSCHWCHVMERESFEDPNVARLLSESLVAIKVDREERPDVDQIYMEAVQRMTGSGGWPLNMFCTPDGRPFMGGTYFPPRRMHNRPSFAEVVLAVARAWRDQREEVDKAAAEVLAALGARPEVTAPDPVGKESLSILVRQMMARADRRHGGFGAAPKFPTATNLEAVLAAAHLGVARGDAREHLVFSLEQMARGGIFDQLGGGFHRYSTDERWLVPHFEKMLYDNGQLLRVYAEAYRQTGDEKLRWPVEETVSWLEREMRDPAGGFYASQDADSEGEEGRFFVWSPEEIRAVLGSELGDEFCAAYGVEPGGNFEHSGKSVLSHGLAGDRPRFAEARARLFAARSARVAPATDKKNVCSWIGYAISGLALAGSSFARPEWVGAAARAADFALSRLSDGGRGLLRIYEAGEAKIPAFLDDHAALLCALLDLSRAGGGDRYLEAAAVVADELRARFFDPRTRELFFTPGGDATLVMRLSSDSDGATPAASGLAVLGLVRLGSLSGRSDFSEIAEAVLEREGPVASRAPLYLPTLTRAAALREAEPGVAIVLGAAADPRTQALAARARTLLGPEDAVVVVTPGARPAWLAPEWLAGREPRNGAPTAYLCRGRVCSLPANEPSELFLP